One segment of Salvia splendens isolate huo1 chromosome 20, SspV2, whole genome shotgun sequence DNA contains the following:
- the LOC121780567 gene encoding serine carboxypeptidase-like 42, with protein MWWRLAVVLGLVVVGGVYGFPEENLVVGLPGQPPVKFRQYAGYVDVDLKNGRSLFYYFVEAAEDPHHKPLTLWLNGGPGCSSMGGGAFTELGPFFPRGDGRSLRINSKSWNKASNLLFVESPAGVGWSYSNTSSDYNCGDASTAMDMHMFMMEWYKKFPAFRTRDLFLTGESYAGHYIPQLAIALLDHNEHSKYFKFNIKGVAIGNPLLRLDRDVPATYEFFWSHGMISDEVGLAIMNDCDFDDYTFASPHNVSKSCNEAISEANEIVGEYVNNYDVILDVCYPSIVEQELRLKKLATKISVGVDVCMSYERRFYFNLPEVQKALHANRTNLPYRWSMCSGVLNYNEADGNIDILPLLKRIIRNHIPVWIFSGDQDSVVPLLGSRTLVRELAHDLALKITVPYGAWFHKGQVGGWVTEYGNLLTFATVRGAAHMVPYAQPSRALHLFSSFVRGRQLPNSTRPSIDE; from the exons ATGTGGTGGCGGCTGGCGGTGGTGCTGGGATTGGTGGTTGTTGGGGGTGTTTATGGCTTCCCCGAGGAGAATCTAGTGGTGGGACTGCCAGGTCAGCCGCCGGTGAAGTTCAGGCAGTATGCAGGCTATGTCGACGTGGATCTCAAAAATGGGAGGAGTTTGTTTTACTATTTTGTGGAAGCTGCTGAAGACCCTCACCACAAGCCCTTGACTTTATGGCTCAATGGAG GTCCGGGTTGCTCATCTATGGGAGGAGGTGCGTTCACGGAGTTAGGCCCTTTCTTCCCTAGAGGCGATGGTCGCAGCCTCAGAATAAACTCAAAATCATGGAACAAAG CGTCGAATCTTCTGTTTGTTGAGTCTCCAGCGGGTGTAGGATGGTCGTATTCAAATACCAGCTCAGACTACAATTGTGGCGATGCATCCACAG caatggatatgcacATGTTCATGATGGAATGGTATAAGAAATTTCCTGCGTTCCGAACCAGAGATTTATTTCTCACTGGTGAAAGTTATGCTG GGCATTACATCCCGCAATTAGCTATTGCTCTTCTCGACCACAACGAGCATTCTAAATACTTCAAGTTTAATATCAAGGGTGTTGCT ATTGGCAACCCGCTTCTGAGGCTTGATCGTGATGTCCCAGCAACGTACGAATTCTTCTGGTCACATGGAATGATTTCGGATGAAGTTGGACTTGCCATCATGAATGACTGTGATTTCGACGATTACACATTCGCTAGCCCACACAATGTGTCTAAATCCTGCAACGAGGCCATATCCGAGGCAAATGAGATTGTTGGTGAATATGTTAACAATTATGATGTAATTCTGGATGTGTGCTATCCATCCATTGTAGAGCAAGAACTGCGTCTCAAGAAACTG GCTACCAAGATCAGTGTTGGAGTAGACGTCTGCATGAGCTACGAGAGGCGCTTCTACTTCAACCTTCCCGAGGTTCAAAAGGCATTACACGCAAATCGAACCAATCTACCATATCGGTGGTCTATGTGCAGTGG CGTTCTGAATTACAACGAGGCAGACGGTAACATTGACATTCTTCCTTTGCTAAAGAGGATCATTCGAAACCACATTCCTGTTTGGATTTTTAG CGGGGATCAAGATTCCGTTGTACCTTTACTTGGTTCACGTACATTAGTGCGCGAGCTTGCTCATGATCTCGCGCTCAAGATCACAGTCCCGTATGGAGCTTGGTTCCATAAAGGACAG GTGGGAGGTTGGGTGACTGAGTATGGAAACTTGCTGACTTTCGCAACGGTTAGGGGTGCTGCTCATATGGTGCCATATGCACAGCCATCAAGGGCTCTGCATCTCTTCAGCTCGTTTGTCCGAGGCCGGCAACTGCCAAACAGCACCCGGCCTTCCATTGATGAATAA
- the LOC121780634 gene encoding maltose excess protein 1-like, chloroplastic: MAESLFLKYKLKLPISSNPRSLGSFPRAQLHFRSYELHLKKSNCLGQSISCSSRPTPVSAVSSDRAHSITRKPLRVKHKSFKEWDTATAKFAGAANIPFLLLQLPQIMLNYQNLMAGNKSALLAVPWLGMLTGLLGNLSLLSYFIKKRESEAVAIQLVGVVSIYVVLLQLAMAEAMPLPHFVATSIVTVSGVVINLMKRFDLLDRGVWKHWEDFITIAGLSALPQVMWSTFVPIVPNTALPGCISLFTATLAVSMARMGKLSKKGGSISGWTATLLFMWMPVAQMWTNLHNPANVKGLSAVTMLLAMVGNGLLIPRALLTRDLMWFTGSTWACVFYGWGNLVCLYCFNSISWELFLTCSLGFLAWIGITLWRDAQVHGHSSSFTSLKHLIFEH, from the exons ATGGCTGAATCATTGTTCCTCAAATATAAGTTGAAGCTTCCAATAAGCTCTAATCCGCGAAGCCTAGGCTCATTTCCGCGTGCTCAACTACATTTTCGAAGCTATGAGCTACACTTAAAGAAGAGTAATTGCTTAGGCCAATCCATCAGTTGCTCTAGTAGGCCTACACCGGTCTCTGCTGTAAGCTCAGACCGTGCACATTCCATAACCCGG AAACCTCTGCGAGTGAAGCACAAGAGCTTCAAGGAATGGGATACGGCCACAGCAAAATTTGCTGGAGCTGCGAATATCCCGTTTCTGTTACTGCAACTGCCTCAGATCATGCTCAATTATCAGAATCTGATGGCAGGGAATAAGTCTGCACTTTTGGCTGTTCCATGGCTG GGTATGCTTACTGGATTGCTCGGGAATCTGTCTTTGCTCTCGTATTTTATCAAGAAGAGAGAAAGTGAAGCAGTGGCGATCCAGTTGGTAGGAGTCGTGTCCATATACGTCGTCCTTTTGCAGCTGGCTATGGCTGAAGCTATGCCTCTTCCTCATTTTGTGGCCACTTCGATAGTGACTGTATCCGGTGTCGTTATAAATTTGATGAAACGCTTCGATTTGCTTGATCGTGGAGTCTGGAAACATTGGGAAGACTTTATTACCATAGCCGGCCTATCTGCACTTCCACAA GTAATGTGGTCGACTTTCGTCCCAATCGTCCCAAACACTGCCTTGCCCGGCTGCATTTCCCTTTTTACTGCAACGCTCGCCGTTTCTATG GCGCGGATGGGGAAACTGTCGAAGAAAGGTGGATCGATATCTGGATGGACAGCCACTCTTCTGTTTATGTGGATGCCTGTTGCACAAATG TGGACAAATCTTCATAATCCTGCAAATGTAAAAGGTCTATCTGCGGTCACAATGTTGCTGGCCATGGTTGGCAACGGCCTGCTGATCCCACGAGCACTACTCACTCGAGACTTAATGTG GTTCACTGGTTCAACTTGGGCATGTGTTTTCTACGGATGGGGAAATCTCGTCTGCCTGTACTG TTTCAATAGTATCAGCTGGGAGTTGTTCTTGACTTGCAGTCTTGGCTTTCTTGCTTGGATAG GAATCACTTTGTGGAGAGATGCACAAGTGCATGGACATTCCTCATCCTTCACTTCTTTGAAGCATCTCATTTTTGAACATTGA